TACGAGGCTCAATCAGTGGCGAGATTCAAGAGGCTATGGGAGCCATATCTTCACTGATAATAACCTTAGTCTGAAGCGGATGACGGTTGACAACAATCTATCTGCCCCCCGGAGAGGATATCAGAAGCATTCAGAGCACGTGTTCGATGCATATGAGAAGCTAGTTTCGTATCTCCCGGACACAGAAAGTGCGGAAGTTGTATCTACGGATGCAGGTCAGTTGACGACTGAGTTTGATCCCGGTTCGGTTGACGCAGCAATCGTTGATCCGCCGTATTATAGCAGTATTATGTATGCAGAGCTTTCGGATGTATTCTATGTCATCCAGAAGGAGTATATGGAAGATATTCACCCAGAGATCTACAGTTCGAATCTGACAGACAAGGATAACGAAGCGGTAGCAAACCCGTATCGATTCGAGGAGATCGCGGACGACGAGCAATCGAAGAAAGAGCTTGCAGATGAACATTACGAGAGTAAGATGCAAGAGATCTTTTCAGAAGTCCAAAAACTCCTCAGTCCTGGCGGCGTTATGACCGTGATGTTCACTCATCGGGAAATGGACGCTTGGGACACTCTAACTTCCGCTCTCATTAGTGCTGGATTCACTATTACTGCAACACACCCAATCAAGACAGAGATGTCAGACAGGATCGGTATGCAGGGCAAAGCGAGCGCGGATAGTTCTATTTTCCTTGTTGCTCGCAAGCAGGTAACTAATTCACCAGAACGGACACTTTGGGAGGATGTTCAAGAGGGGATTCGGCAAGCTGCTCGTGAACGTGCTGAGGAAATTCTCGACTCAGGCTATAACATCTCCAAGACAGACACGGCGATTGCTGCATACGGTCCGACGCTTCAGAAATACGCAGAAGCATTCCCAGTGGTGAATAAGAAGGGCGAAGAAATTCGCCCACGAGAAGCGCTTGGTCAGGCACGAGAAGCAGTAACTGGTGTTCTTGCTGAACGCTTCCTCAAGACCGAAGGTCTCGAGCAACTCGATTCACTCACGCGATGGTACATCCTCTCTTGGCTGATCTACGAAAACGATACCATCCCCTATGACGAAGCTCGACAGCTCGGTGTCGCAGCGAACGTGGACATTGACAACATCAAGCGCACAACGAAAATCTGGGGAAAGAGCAAGAAGGACATCGTCCTGAAAGACCAGGATGACCGAGTGCAGGACATCGTTCTCCTGAAAAGTGATAGCGCCGACAACCCCTCTTCTCGAAAGTATCCCGTGAATCCGACTGATATGCGGTTTACCTACACAATCGATGCAGTTCACGCAGCGATTCACGTGTACGAGCGGGAAGGACCCCGTGCTGCTTGGGATTGGCTCTCGGACAGAGATTTCAAGTCGAACCAAGAGTTTGAAGCAACCATTACAGCTCTTTTAGAGGTTCTCCCGACGGAATCAGATATGCGGGAAACTCTGGTGAATCTAGTCTCTGGTGAAACGGGTGACTACCTAGACATCAACCTTGATCACATCGATATGTCCGGTGAAAACAGGCAAACCGAACTCGGTGACCATCAGTAATGTCGCTACAGGACGTCTCATGGGAACCGGTGTACGAGAGCGAGTTCCGGACCAACCGAACGCTCATGGAGACGTTCTATCGGCCATTCCTCGACGAAGTCATCCGGTATGATCGACTCGCCGGTTATCTCAGTCTGCGCAGCTTGGTGCACGCCCTTGAAGGCGTTGACTCCCTCCTCGAAACCGACGGGACTGTCCGTGTCATCGCTGGTGCCGACCTCCAGAAACGCGAAAAAGGTGCGATGTTCCCTGACGCGGATGAACCCCTCGAACCGTGGGTTGAATCCCAACTCGCCATTATCGCCACCCTCTTAGATCGCGGTGACCTCCAAATCAAGGTCGGCGACCCGAAAGCCGGTGACGGGCTCTTTCATCCAAAGCTCGGCATCGGTGTGGATCGCGACGGCAATAAGATCAGCTTCGAGGGGAGCATCAACGAGACACTCAGTGCGTGGCAGTACAACTACGAACGCTTCAAAGTCCATCGCTCATGGAGTCGCGGCGAAGCAAAGTACGTCGAAGAAGACGTCTCGACGTTCAACGCCCTCTGGAACGGTTTCCACCCCTCCGTCGATGTCTACCAGCTCGACGAAGCCGCACGCCAGGGCATCATCGACTGGAAAGACACCGACGGCTCGCTCGACGAACACGTCGAACGCGTCAAAAACCACGATCCACAAACGACAGTTCCTGAAGACGATACCGCCGGCGTGGTCTCACTTGCCGGGCGTACGCCCGGTGGGATACATCTTGCGGAGGAAATCAGCACTGTCACTCCCTGGCCCCACCAACGCACAATCTCCGATACGGCAGTCAGTATCTACCCGAATAACCTCTTGTTCTGCGACGAAGTCGGTCTTGGCAAAACCATTGAAGCTGGCCTAACGCTCTCACGATTGATACAGGTGGGGGAGGTGGAGAACGCCATGTTTCTAGTTCCTGCGGGGCTGGTCCAGCAGTGGCAGAACGAACTCCTTGACCGGTTCAACATTCACGCCTACTACCACGAGCGGTCCTACGACGGCGACTATATGATCGGTCCTCTCGGGAGCTCGGAAAATAACCGCATCCCCACGACCGGAACCATCGACGCCGACACTTGGGAAAACACGCCGATTGGATCGTTCATTACCGAGAGAGACGAGCCGACCGTCGTAATCGAGTCATGGCATACCGCCCGCCGTGAGAACAACCAGGAACATGTCGCCCCATTAGTCGATGGGAATGTATGGGACCTGACGGTAGTGGACGAGGCACACAGCGCTCGCGAAGAGACGAAGCTCTACGATCTCCTTGGACGGGTTAAAGATGACTCTCAATGCCTCTACGCACTCACAGCGACGCCGATGCAGCTGAATGTCGGCGAGCTCTACGATCTCCTTAGGCTGTGTGATCTCCCCCAAGGCTGGGACGACAAGGAACGATTCGTCGAATTCTTCGAGACACGACAAGCGCTCAAGGATAGTCTCGACACCATCGGGTCTCGCTATCAGAACGTCGCGGATGGACAGGAACAAGTCCTCCAGCAGTTCCAGAAGGAACTGGATCTCGAAGAGGGCGAAGGACGGCCCAGAATCGAACGCTTCGGGCAGCTCCTCCACGAACACCTCACGTCGAATCCCGGCTATGATGACCAAGCAAACGAGCTAGTCGATTTGACAGATACAGAATCAATCCAACAACGCAAAGCCCTCGAGAAACTCGTCGGCGTGCGAGAGACCTCGTCTCGATTCGAC
The nucleotide sequence above comes from Halosolutus halophilus. Encoded proteins:
- a CDS encoding DUF1156 domain-containing protein, coding for MSEKSFLDETEVPENVAIESKLPLNAIDIESQKDMESGRYHALRSLHKWFAARPTPAVRLAVLASVYPGEFDSDELLRLMKIGPKELDTGITDYVEKKFTEKKGSGTLDDHYGYPNPNTQSPTEAEIEQLQSKLREAWGGELPTILDPTAGRGIIPFETIRYGIPAKANELNPVPSLILKAGLEYAPEIGSLDPDIREWRDKILETARENIEPYYPTEEPGRQILNSAMTYIIQCESCSGEIPLVSKWWLNKESDGGDAIKPIYEDGTVEYTHVRVENEPEYDPKEAPLRGRSAECPHCDVVNEKEDVRKKIHDGEFEYSIYGVNYETESGDRVYRAGGEVDQKGIAKAAERVESDFDLLTFLSEPIDVSSRTNDPTSYGMDEWRDIFTPRQLVVQYEFVNAFRKQKPEIQSKYDTKRANAILTILALAGSRAMNYNTRLNQWRDSRGYGSHIFTDNNLSLKRMTVDNNLSAPRRGYQKHSEHVFDAYEKLVSYLPDTESAEVVSTDAGQLTTEFDPGSVDAAIVDPPYYSSIMYAELSDVFYVIQKEYMEDIHPEIYSSNLTDKDNEAVANPYRFEEIADDEQSKKELADEHYESKMQEIFSEVQKLLSPGGVMTVMFTHREMDAWDTLTSALISAGFTITATHPIKTEMSDRIGMQGKASADSSIFLVARKQVTNSPERTLWEDVQEGIRQAARERAEEILDSGYNISKTDTAIAAYGPTLQKYAEAFPVVNKKGEEIRPREALGQAREAVTGVLAERFLKTEGLEQLDSLTRWYILSWLIYENDTIPYDEARQLGVAANVDIDNIKRTTKIWGKSKKDIVLKDQDDRVQDIVLLKSDSADNPSSRKYPVNPTDMRFTYTIDAVHAAIHVYEREGPRAAWDWLSDRDFKSNQEFEATITALLEVLPTESDMRETLVNLVSGETGDYLDINLDHIDMSGENRQTELGDHQ